A region from the Acyrthosiphon pisum isolate AL4f chromosome A1, pea_aphid_22Mar2018_4r6ur, whole genome shotgun sequence genome encodes:
- the LOC100164998 gene encoding STIP1 homology and U box-containing protein 1 yields MFKFNTSNKHTTNSQTDKDLKEEGNRLFSYKQYEKAIECYNKAIIKNPVIPIYFTNRALCFLKLKQWDKACTDCRRALEMDFSFIKGCFFLGIALIELGSYDEAIKQLQRAHNLTKEKKVNYGDDITSQLRRARRLKWEKQEEVRQNQEIELLSYLTKLMDDDMARKVNEIKKPSDNETEIEDYDNGVMEIKNQSERYAAELHTIFSKNDDRRKKREVPDYLCGNISYDILRDPVITPSGITYDRKDLEEHLMKVGHFDPVSRQHLTVDQLIPNLALKEAVEAFVMENEWVNYYCTL; encoded by the exons atgtttaaattcaaTACGTCTAATAAACACACTACTAACAGCCAAACTGATAAGGATCTTAAGGAAGAAGGTAATCGCTTATTCAGTTACAAACAGTATGAAAAGGCTATTGAATGCTACAATAAAGCAATc ATAAAAAACCCTGTTATTCCTATATACTTTACCAATAGAGCTTTATGTTTcttgaaattaaaacaatggGACAAGGCATGTACAGATTGTCGACGTGCTTTGGAAATGGACTTCAGTTTCATAAaaggttgtttttttttgggtATTGCACTTATTGAGTTGGGAAGTTATGATGAAGCCATAAAACAATTACAAAGAG CACATAatttaacaaaagaaaaaaaagtaaactatGGGGATGACATTACAAGCCAACTTAGAAGAGCTCGTAGACTGAAATGGGAGAAACAAGAAGAAGTGAGACAGAATCAAGAAATAGAACTTTTG tcaTACCTGACAAAACTAATGGATGATGACATGGCACGTAAAgtcaatgaaattaaaaaaccatCAGATAATGAAACCGAAATTGAAGATTACGATAACGGTgttatggaaattaaaaatcaaagt gaGAGATATGCTGCTGAACTACATACCATATTTTCTAAGAATGACGACAGACgaaag aaacgtGAAGTACCAGACTATTTGTGTGGTAACATAAGTTATGATATTTTACGTGATCCTGTTATCACTCCAAGTGGTATAACTTATGATCGCAAGGATCTAGAAGAACActtaatg AAAGTTGGTCATTTCGATCCGGTTTCACGCCAGCATTTAACTGTTGATCAACTTATCCCAAATTTGGCATTAAAAGAAGCGGTTGAAGCATTTGTAATGGAAAATGAatgggtaaattattattgtactttgtaa
- the LOC100575343 gene encoding uncharacterized protein LOC100575343 isoform X2, whose amino-acid sequence MASSGMHAALYIRERQKIRVKRIRRDRFQLPSHVATKNIAPFPEFPPTTWNKTAASVAWPGPVGPSPDSDGSAPGGSILIHLPADPHRKWTKKNKIHDALSFGGGDDDDRRLYELQQGAAANTLLYVGLCSVALGLIIAFVGTGEKGFKTVQLRFIGPGMIAIGVCCCAVRIMLCFCPPTFCFKRRRHKGGGGASDKMAEFYKYMPFRNHPINANSAAAEPLTGVVVETVPMTVLKPALKRVSMAADQQPQIVCQQAKRMPKATPEASLDSSMEHLIEQDDHLYTKDEVSSNKNLSNLKSTLTFEDSLNVATKMMVKSFEELNNTSSMPGGDSTDQHRQELVLSAVNLTK is encoded by the exons ATGGCCAGCTCAGGTATGCACGCCGCACTGTACATACGAGAGAGGCAAAAGATCCGCGTGAAGAGGATCCGTAGGGATAGGTTCCAATTGCCCAGTCACGTGGCCACCAAGAACATCGCCCCGTTCCCGGAGTTCCCACCTACCACGTGG aatAAAACAGCAGCGTCGGTGGCTTGGCCTGGACCAGTCGGTCCGTCTCCAGACAGCGATGGCTCGGCACCAGGTGGCTCCATACTCATACACCTGCCGGCTGACCCACATAGGAAATGgacgaaaaaaaataag ATCCACGACGCCTTGTCGTTCGGGggtggcgacgacgacgaccggaGACTGTACGAGCTGCAGCAGGGCGCGGCGGCCAACACCCTACTGTACGTGGGGCTGTGCTCTGTAGCGCTGGGCCTAATCATCGCGTTCGTGGGCACCGGTGAAAAGGGCTTCAAGACTGTCCAACTACGGTTCATCGGGCCCGGCATGATCGCCATCGGCGTGTGCTGTTGCGCTGTTCGCATTATGTTGTGCTTCTGTCCACCAACGTTTTGCTTCAAGCGCCGCCGGCACAAGGGTGGCGGCGGTGCTTCCGACAAAATGGCTGAGTTCTACAAATACATGCCGTTCCGGAACCATCCGATAAACGCCAACTCGGCCGCTGCCGAACCGCTCACCGGAGTCGTCGTCGAGACCGTACCGATGACGGTCCTGAAACCGGCACTGAAACGCGTGTCCATGGCCGCTGACCAACAACCACAAATCGTCTGTCAACAA GCCAAACGGATGCCCAAAGCCACTCCAGAAGCTAGTCTGGACAGCAGCATGGAACATCTGATCGAACAGGACGACCATCTGTACACAAAGGACGAGGTGAGCTCGAACAAAAATCTCTCCAACCTCAAGTCAACGTTGACATTCGAGGACTCGTTGAACGTGGCCACCAAAATGATGGTAAAATCGTTCGAGGAGTTGAACAACACGTCTTCCATGCCCGGCGGTGATTCCACCGACCAGCACCGACAGGAGCTGGTGCTGAGCGCCGTGAACCTGACAAAGTAG